A stretch of Carnobacteriaceae bacterium zg-C25 DNA encodes these proteins:
- a CDS encoding V-type ATP synthase subunit D produces MARLNVKPTRMEMTVLKKRLKTSTRGHKLLKDKQDELMRRFIDLIRENNTLRRRVEERLTLGMQSFVLAKTQLNEVFIEEGLTIPMEKVALQIDEQNIMSVNVPQLTLQTPTQQSKIPYGMLNSTVEMDDAIESIQSVTDDLLALAQIEKTCQLLADEIEKTRRRVNALEHLIIPQLKETIHYIQMKLEENERSNIVRMMKVKDK; encoded by the coding sequence ATGGCACGATTAAATGTAAAACCAACGCGTATGGAAATGACCGTTTTAAAAAAGCGGTTAAAAACATCAACGCGTGGACATAAACTACTTAAAGATAAGCAAGATGAATTAATGCGTCGTTTTATCGACTTAATTCGTGAAAACAATACGCTGCGCCGTCGTGTAGAAGAACGTTTAACGTTAGGTATGCAATCATTTGTATTGGCGAAAACACAATTAAATGAAGTGTTTATTGAAGAAGGTTTGACAATTCCCATGGAAAAAGTAGCACTTCAAATTGATGAACAAAACATTATGAGTGTTAACGTACCACAATTGACTTTGCAGACACCAACACAACAATCAAAAATTCCTTACGGCATGTTAAATTCAACGGTCGAAATGGACGATGCCATTGAGTCAATTCAAAGTGTAACGGACGATTTATTAGCTTTGGCGCAAATCGAAAAGACGTGTCAATTGCTTGCTGACGAAATCGAGAAAACACGTCGTCGTGTGAATGCGTTAGAACATTTAATCATTCCGCAATTGAAAGAAACGATTCATTATATTCAAATGAAATTGGAAGAAAATGAGCGAAGTAACATTGTGCGTATGATGAAAGTGAAAGATAAATAA
- a CDS encoding thiamine-binding protein — MNCSIALQILPLTHPNRIVVIDDVIAFLQSQENVRVQVTPFETVLEGDFDTLMTMLKDAISLAGKECDNIFANVKINYGNILSIDEKLEKFSE; from the coding sequence ATGAATTGTAGTATTGCATTACAAATTTTACCACTGACTCACCCAAACCGTATAGTTGTCATTGATGACGTGATTGCATTTTTACAATCACAAGAAAATGTTCGTGTGCAAGTCACACCGTTTGAAACGGTATTGGAAGGTGATTTTGATACCTTGATGACAATGTTAAAAGATGCCATTTCTTTGGCAGGAAAGGAGTGCGACAATATATTTGCCAACGTTAAAATCAATTACGGCAATATATTGAGCATCGACGAAAAACTTGAAAAATTTTCTGAATAA